Proteins encoded by one window of Alphaproteobacteria bacterium:
- a CDS encoding tetratricopeptide repeat protein, with protein sequence MNDNILINQARSLSQNGKAQDALTLLDNARIKQNSAALLIEMATILSGLGAQDDAIKILDEGLRSFPDNPSMAIVYANHTYIANQPTKGLKATTRWIALPNCSPELLLTHAHLLKANGDVDAAETFYKKVLALDPANSSALVGIGGIELDNSNYAAALDALRKALSADPQNALIKTQLAYAEFRSGDLAQGWQHYNARFENIVKHRSFTQPQWNGKVLQNGKLLVWGEQGVGEEILYSSMFNDARRLCQDGLIVECDARLKALFERSFHGITFIARCDPPDSALTHTSIVAQSSAGQLGQVLRNSFDTFPIQAKLLTPDESKVAQLKARYADLKRQYGKEGRVIGVSWKSKPLRQGDPKSSSIADWAPLFENSPHLFVSLQYGDIADDLALAKKSNWTIIDDTSVNQRASLDDFAAQISALDEVITVSNTTAHMAGACGIKTCVLLPRARGLMWHWFDKEKPSASLSLTTSPWYPSVTLLRQQQDGMWADAIEKAKNSLE encoded by the coding sequence TTGAACGACAATATCCTTATCAATCAGGCACGGAGCCTAAGTCAAAACGGTAAAGCACAAGATGCCTTGACGTTGCTGGATAATGCACGAATAAAGCAGAATAGCGCTGCACTTTTAATTGAAATGGCAACTATATTAAGTGGGTTGGGCGCGCAAGATGATGCTATAAAAATCCTAGATGAGGGTTTGCGCAGCTTCCCGGATAATCCCTCAATGGCAATCGTCTATGCCAATCATACCTATATTGCCAATCAACCTACAAAAGGGCTGAAGGCAACAACGCGATGGATAGCTTTACCGAATTGTTCACCGGAGCTATTGCTAACCCACGCGCATTTACTAAAAGCAAATGGCGACGTGGACGCAGCAGAAACTTTTTACAAAAAAGTGTTGGCGTTAGACCCTGCAAATAGTAGCGCATTAGTCGGTATCGGTGGAATTGAACTGGATAATTCAAATTACGCAGCCGCACTGGATGCACTGCGTAAAGCATTGTCTGCCGACCCACAAAACGCGCTTATTAAAACACAGTTGGCTTATGCAGAATTCCGTAGCGGTGATTTGGCTCAAGGCTGGCAGCATTACAATGCTCGATTTGAAAACATCGTAAAGCACCGCTCATTCACACAACCTCAATGGAATGGAAAGGTCCTACAAAACGGAAAACTGCTGGTATGGGGTGAACAGGGTGTAGGCGAAGAAATTTTATATTCCAGTATGTTCAACGATGCGCGCAGGCTCTGTCAGGATGGATTAATTGTTGAATGTGATGCACGATTAAAAGCACTGTTCGAGCGGAGTTTTCATGGCATCACATTCATCGCACGCTGCGACCCACCAGATTCTGCCCTGACCCATACATCAATTGTTGCACAATCTTCGGCAGGACAACTAGGACAGGTTTTGCGCAACAGCTTTGATACATTCCCAATTCAAGCAAAGCTACTGACACCAGATGAGTCGAAAGTTGCGCAACTTAAAGCACGTTATGCAGATTTAAAGAGACAGTATGGTAAAGAAGGCCGCGTGATTGGCGTTTCATGGAAAAGCAAGCCATTGCGCCAAGGCGATCCAAAAAGCAGTTCAATCGCTGATTGGGCACCACTTTTTGAAAACTCCCCTCACCTGTTTGTTAGCCTGCAATATGGTGATATTGCGGATGATTTAGCGCTAGCCAAGAAAAGCAATTGGACAATTATTGATGATACATCAGTAAATCAACGCGCTTCGCTAGATGATTTCGCGGCGCAAATTTCTGCGCTTGATGAAGTAATCACGGTTAGCAATACAACAGCACATATGGCTGGGGCATGCGGCATAAAAACCTGCGTATTATTGCCACGTGCGCGCGGTTTGATGTGGCACTGGTTTGATAAAGAAAAACCATCTGCGAGCCTGTCATTGACCACATCACCATGGTATCCATCCGTCACTTTGCTGCGTCAGCAACAAGATGGCATGTGGGCGGATGCAATTGAAAAAGCCAAGAATTCTCTAGAATAA
- a CDS encoding cold shock domain-containing protein — protein MPAGEGVQADGIVKWFNGSKGFGFVAINNNSSDAFLHISVVTRAGLQSLAENTRLRCMVVPSQRGMQVTHILEVMGVDPNAPQPAAGGGQRRERNDFDARDNRGDSGRSDFSSGFDRQPIGPEVEVTGSIKWYKTDKGFGFAMPEDGTKDVFIHRSVLERAGLNNIDPGRKIRMMVTTSQKGREASKIELLD, from the coding sequence ATGCCCGCCGGTGAAGGCGTTCAGGCTGATGGCATCGTAAAATGGTTCAATGGAAGTAAAGGTTTTGGGTTTGTTGCTATCAACAACAATTCTTCTGATGCGTTTCTTCATATTTCAGTTGTAACACGTGCAGGTCTGCAAAGCCTCGCAGAAAATACACGTCTACGTTGCATGGTGGTGCCATCACAGCGCGGTATGCAAGTTACTCATATTCTTGAAGTTATGGGCGTTGACCCTAATGCACCGCAACCCGCAGCAGGCGGAGGACAACGCCGTGAGCGTAACGATTTTGATGCACGCGACAATCGGGGCGATTCAGGCAGAAGCGATTTCAGCAGCGGTTTTGACCGCCAACCCATCGGCCCTGAAGTGGAAGTTACAGGCAGCATCAAATGGTACAAGACCGATAAAGGATTTGGTTTTGCTATGCCGGAAGACGGCACCAAGGATGTATTCATTCATCGCTCAGTTCTGGAACGTGCTGGGCTTAACAACATCGATCCGGGTCGCAAAATCCGCATGATGGTTACGACCTCGCAAAAAGGCCGTGAAGCTTCAAAAATAGAGTTGCTCGACTAA